The Geoalkalibacter sp. nucleotide sequence GAACAACTGGCCGCGTGTCGCGTCAAAAGCAATTCCGGCGGGGGTCGCCAGGGTGAAATCCCCAATGCGACTGAAATGACTGACGCGGCGCGCGGAGAGGTCAAAAAAATGCACCACGGACGCCCCCGTATCCGTCACCCAGACACCCCCTTCGCCATCCGTCGTCACGGCGAACGGGCTGACCAGCGGAATCTCTTCCGGCTGCTGCCCGGTCAAAAAACGAAAGGTCCGCTGGGCACGCCCGGGGTCCGGATTAAGATCCTTCTGCCCGGAAAACGAGGTGACATACCGAATGCGTGCCTGCTCGGGCGGCCCCGGCCAGCGGGGCGCGTCCTCCGAGGCACGCAGCATCTCCGGACGACTCAGCGTCGGACCACAGGCGGCCACCAACAGGCATGACAAGGACAAGCAGAACGAAAACCAGCGATTCGAACTCATGAAACAGCCCCTAAAAAACGTCCATTGTAATTTGTTTTTATTAATTATCATGGCCGAACCACAAGGGTCAAGGCGGATCAACGCAAACAGGGCGATTTCCCGCGCGGGGAAATCGCCCTGTTTGTTGGTTGATGGCGGGGCTGACGGGACTCGAACCCGCGACCTCCGGCGTGACAGGCCGGCGTTGTAACCGACTCTACTACAGCCCCTGAGAAGTCATGAAGCACTTGTGCCGATCAAGATCTGGTGGGCGAAACAGGGCTCGAACCTGTGACCCTCGGTTTGTAAGACCGATGCTCTCCCAGCTGAGCTATTCGCCCTTAGGTCTCTTGAAAAACAGCAGAAAATGGCGGGGCTGACGGGACTCGAACCCGCGACCTCCGGCGTGACAGGCCGGCGTTGTAACCGACTCTACTACAGCCCCTGATTTTTTTAATATCAGACAAAAAACCGGTGAGCGTCCATGTGGGAAAAAAGCCGCTCACCGATTTTTTTCTCCTGGTCTTTCGCCACGAAGCGGCAGACCCGGCATGTTCGTGCAACTTAGTTGACGGCGTCCTTCAGAGCCTTGCCGGCCTTGAATTTGGGCACCTTGGCGGCGGCAATCTGAATCTTCTTGCCGGTCTGGGGGTTTTTTCCAGTGCGCGCGGCACGCTCACCAACAGCGAAGGTACCGAAACCAACCAGGGCGACTTTGTCGCCGGCCTTCAAAGCATCTTCAACCGCTTCGGTGAACGCTTTGAGAGCACGCTCGGCTTCCGCTTTGGTCAAACCAGATTTTTCCGCCATCGCACTGACGAGATCCGCTTTAGTCACAATAACACCTCCATGCATTAAGGATATCTAAACCCCCGCAAAAACGCGATAGATATAGCAGATGTCCGAAAAGGGTGTCAAGAGAATTTTCGACGCCCTCAAAGTTAGTGGTGAAGGGCCTCCGGCGATTCCTCGACGCCGGCGTCCGCCGACTCCAGGGAGAGGTCGGCCGGCTTCTCAAGCAGTGCCTGGGCAAGCACCTGATCCATGTGGCCGACCGGAATGATTTCCAAGGCCTTGAGCACTCCCGAAGGGACCTCTTCGAGATCCTTGCGGTTGTCCTCGGGGATCAGGACGCGCGTAATTCCCGCACGCTTGGCCGCCAGCAGCTTTTCCTTCACCCCGCCGATGGCCAGCACACGCCCACGCAGGGTGATCTCTCCGGTCATGGCCAGATTGCGATCCACCGGCCGACCGGTGATGGCCGAGGCCAAGGCCGTGGCCATGGTGATGCCGGCCGAAGGTCCATCCTTGGGGATCGCGCCCTCGGGAACATGGATGTGCAGATCAAGCTTGTGATAAAAATTTCGCTCCAGTTCCAGTTCCCGCCAGCGCGAGCGCACATAGCTCAGAGCTGCCTGGGCCGACTCCCGCATCACCTCGCCGAGCTTGCCCGTGACGGTGAGCTTGCCTTGTCCGGGAAGAACGGTGGTCTCAATGGTCAAAAGCTCGCCGCCGACCTCGGTCCAGGCCAGGCCGGTCGCCAAACCGACCCGACTTTCCTGCTCGCGCACACCGTAATGGTAACGAGGCGGCCCCAAGTAGTGCTTGAGGCGCTGCACCGACACATTGAAACTCTGCTGCTTATCGCGGCTTTTGACCGTTTCCCGGGCGATTTTACGGCAAATGGCGGCGATTTCCCGCTCCAGGCCGCGCACCCCGGCTTCACGCGTGTAGCGCCGGATGATTTCGAGGAGGGCGCCCTCGCTGAAGTTGATCCGCGCGGGGATGAGGCCGTGAGCTTCAACCTGCTTGGGAATCAGGTATTTTTGCGCGATATTGAGTTTTTCTTCCTCGATGTAACCCTCGATGCGGATGATCTCCATGCGATCCTGCAAGGGGCGGGGAATGGCGAAGAGATTGTTGGCCGTGGCGACAAACAGCACGCTGGAGAGATCGTAGTCGACATCGAGAAAATGATCGCCGAAGGTGTTGTTCTGTTCGGGATCAAGCACTTCGAGCAGGGCCGCCGAAGGATCGCCGCGAAAATCGGTGCTCATCTTGTCGATCTCATCGAGAAGAAACACCGGATTGCGCGAACCGGCCTTGCGCAGGCTCTGAATGATCTTGCCCGGCATGGCGCCGATGTAGGTGCGCCGATGGCCGCGAATTTCCGCCTCGTCGCGCACGCCGCCCAGGGACAGCCGCACAAACTCGCGCTCCAGGGCACGTGCGATGGAGCGACCCAAGGAGGTCTTGCCGACGCCGGGCGGTCCCACCAGGCAAAGAATCGGCCCCTTGATCTTTTTCACCAGGGCCTGCACCGCCAGGTATTCAAGAATGCGCTCCTTGACCTTTTTCAGGCCGTAGTGATCGGCATCGAGCACTTTTTCCGCGTGGGAAATATCGAGGTTGTCGCGCGTGCCCTTGCGCCAGGGCAGGGAGGTGAGCCAGTCAAGGTAATTGCGCACCACCGTGGCCTCGGCCGACATGGGCGACATCATGCGCAGCTTGCGCAACTCGCCCATGGCCTTGTCGGTGGCCTCCTTGGACATCTTCTTTTTCTTGATCTTGTCCTCAAGGGCGCGCAACTCCTGCTTGAACTCATCTTTTTCGCCGAGTTCCTTCTGGATGGCGCGCATCTGCTCGTTGAGGTAGTACTCTTTCTGGCTGCGCTCCATCTGGCTTTTGACGCGATTGCGAATGCGCTTTTCAATCTCCAGAATCTCGATTTCCTTCTCCATCAACCCGAGCAGCTTTTCCAGGCGCTCATGGGGATCGATGGCCGCCAGGATCAACTGCTTGTCGCCGATGCCCACG carries:
- a CDS encoding HU family DNA-binding protein: MTKADLVSAMAEKSGLTKAEAERALKAFTEAVEDALKAGDKVALVGFGTFAVGERAARTGKNPQTGKKIQIAAAKVPKFKAGKALKDAVN
- the lon gene encoding endopeptidase La — protein: MAEPLEHPDSHETLTGRYPLMPLRDIVVFPHMVVPLFVGRAKSIQAIDGAMERDKHIFLVTQQNPKVDDPAEEDVFAIGTIAQIIQVLKLPDGTVKALVEGRARARITRFIPNEACLFADVETFSDVSFESPVVEALVRSVNDAFEKYVGLSKKVPPEMVSSVSGILDPSRLADTIIAQLGVGIGDKQLILAAIDPHERLEKLLGLMEKEIEILEIEKRIRNRVKSQMERSQKEYYLNEQMRAIQKELGEKDEFKQELRALEDKIKKKKMSKEATDKAMGELRKLRMMSPMSAEATVVRNYLDWLTSLPWRKGTRDNLDISHAEKVLDADHYGLKKVKERILEYLAVQALVKKIKGPILCLVGPPGVGKTSLGRSIARALEREFVRLSLGGVRDEAEIRGHRRTYIGAMPGKIIQSLRKAGSRNPVFLLDEIDKMSTDFRGDPSAALLEVLDPEQNNTFGDHFLDVDYDLSSVLFVATANNLFAIPRPLQDRMEIIRIEGYIEEEKLNIAQKYLIPKQVEAHGLIPARINFSEGALLEIIRRYTREAGVRGLEREIAAICRKIARETVKSRDKQQSFNVSVQRLKHYLGPPRYHYGVREQESRVGLATGLAWTEVGGELLTIETTVLPGQGKLTVTGKLGEVMRESAQAALSYVRSRWRELELERNFYHKLDLHIHVPEGAIPKDGPSAGITMATALASAITGRPVDRNLAMTGEITLRGRVLAIGGVKEKLLAAKRAGITRVLIPEDNRKDLEEVPSGVLKALEIIPVGHMDQVLAQALLEKPADLSLESADAGVEESPEALHH